DNA sequence from the Sediminibacillus dalangtanensis genome:
GGTAGACGGTGAAATACTCCTGCTGGACGAGACGATTGGAGGTCAGGCCGTCTTTGTTTGTCTGTTTTTGCTCGATCTCGACTGTTTCATGTGGAACGGTGGAAACGGCGATCGCAGAATCCAGGTGCAGCTCTCTTGTGTTGCCTTGATCGTCAGTCCGGTCGTAATCATAGACCCGGTAGGTGATATCGGAACTTTGCTGGGTTTCCAAAATCACGATACCTTTTCCGATGGCATGGATAGTGCCGCTCGGAACATAGATGAAATCGCCGGCCTTCACTTTCACCTTGCGCAGCAAATCATCCCACTGGCCGCTGTCGACCATTTGCTTGAATTCTTCACGGCTGCCGGCATGGTGGCCGAAGATGATTTCTGCATCTTCTTCCGCGTCGATGACATACCAGCACTCCGTTTTGCCGTAAGGTTCGCCTTCGACTTCTCTTGCATACGTGTCATCCGGGTGTACCTGGACGGATAAATCGTTGGCCGCATCGAGGATTTTTACCAGCAAGGGATAGTCTTCCCCGCCTTTGGCTGCTTCGCCGAACAATTCGCCGTGCTGTTCCCAGGCATCCTTCAACGTGCTGCCTTGCAAAGGGCCGTTGGCGATCCGGCTCGGTCCGTTCGGATGGGCGGAAATCACCCAGGCCTCTCCTGTATGATCATAGGGGATTTCATAGCCAAATTCCGTTTTCAATTTTTGGCCGCCCCAAATCCGCTCCTGAAAAACGGGTTCTAAAAAAATCGGTTCTTTGTACATGCTTTTCCTCCTTATGTACGCTTATTTCCATGGTGTTCATTAAGCTAAAATCAGTCCGGCTGCGCCGACGACCCCGGCATTTTGATCCAATTGAGCCGGTACGACTTCTGTTTCCCGGCCGGCAGGGTTCAAGGCGTAATGCCTGACATAATCCCGCACTTTCGCAAACAATGGTTCCCCAACCTTGGAGACTCCGCCGCCGATCACGATTTTCTCGGGATCGAAGGTGTTGATCAATGTCACACAGGCGACGCCGATCAAGCGGAATACGTCTTCGATGTAAGGAACGATGTTGGCATCGCCTTGGTCGTAGCGTTGGAACACTTCTTCGGTCGCGAGTGTTTCTCCCGCCAGCTCCGAACCGCGATTGGCGATGGCGGTTCCAGACACGATGTACTCCAGGCAGCCTTTCTGGCCGCACGGGCATTGTCCGTAAGACGGATCGACGACGGTGTGTCCGATATCGCCGGCATTGCCACGGGCTCCGCCCAATAACTTGCCGTCTGCGAACAACCCGGCTCCGACGCCGGTGCTGATGGTCATGTAGGCAAAATCCTGATTTTCCTGTGCGGCGCCTAACCATTTTTCTGCCATGGCCGCCGCGTTAGCATCGTTTTCCAGCACGACAGGTACCGGAAAATGTCCGCGAATCTGCTCCACAATCGGAACGTCCTTCCAGTTTTGCAGATTCGGTGGACAGGAAATGACCCCTGCCTTGCTGTTCAACGGCCCCGGCGAGCCGATGCCGATACCGGAAATCTGGTCGGCTTCGAGTCCTTCCTTATCCAGCAGCTGTTCAATCGCTTCCATAATCTGTTGTATCATCACTGCGGGTTCTACGGATTTATCTGTTTTCAGTTTGCACTGTCTGCTGATGTCGCCTTTTTCATTCACCAGTGCTAGGGCTACTTTTGTTCCCCCGATATCTACTCCTACTGCCACTCCCATAGTATCACCTTTTCCCTGTTTGTCATTTCAGTAATAGCTGCGGATTGGAAAACAAATGATCCAGAATCACTGCCGCAGCTCCGACAAGCTGTGCCTCTTCCTTGAATTGCGACCGCTTGATGATCATCGGATTGTTTCCGTTGTACAAAATCCGGTCGTTGACGAGATACGAAATGGTTTCCATTGCAGCTGGATAACCGTGGACGATCGCTCCGCCGATAATGATTTCCTCTGGATTAAGGATATTTGCCGCGTTGGCGATACCTACACCCAAGTAGTTCGCCGATTCTTCCAACAGCTGCATGGCAAGCGGCTCTTCAGCTGCTGCAGCTTGAAAAATTTTTTCCAGTGTGATCTGCTGCTTTTCTGAAGAAGGTGCTTCCCTCTGATTGTGCATCGTTTCTGCCTTTTTCGTCATCGCGATTCCGGATGCCAGTGCCTCCAGACACCCATAACTGCCGCAGCTGCACTTGGGTCCGTCCATGTCGATGGTATGATGGCCGAGTTCTCCCGCTCCGTTTAAAAAACCGCGATACACTTTCCCCTGAAAAATGATGCCGCCGCCAATTCCCTGGTCGGCCAGTACGTACAACATGCTGCTTTTATTCTCGGAGGAACCGAACCAGTATTCTCCCAAGGCAGCTGCATTTGCATCCCGTTCCAGTACCACCGGCAGCCTATAGCGTTCCCGTAACAATGCGGCGACTTGCCACTGTTCGATTGCTTTGATGTTGGGAGGATGTAACATCGTTCCGCTATCCACATCGACAGGACCGGGAGCGGAAACACCGATTCCCAACGGCCTGGCTTGGTCTTCCGTGTTTTCCAGTAACTGATCGATCAAGTCACAAACCAATGCGGCCCATTCGTTTTGCCGGAGTTGTCCACATATGGATTGTTTTTCGACTTGTACAATATTCCCCTGGGGATTGATTTTAGCTATTTGGATGTTATCCACATGGATGGCGACACTTATCACACAGTTTTGCTCGTGAAGCTGGTAGAGCGTCGGTTTCCTCCCACCCTGTGACTCCCCGCTGCCTGTGGTTTTCACTAAATCGCACGCTTGTAATTCTTTGATGATGTTCGAAATCGACATTACCGATAACCCGGTATGACGGGCCAGATCCGCATTGGATACAGGGCTTTCTTTTCGCAATACATGCAGAACCGACGACCTGTTTTGCCGTTTCATCTCCTCGGCACCGCCTGCGATGGGTACGGAATCCATATTCCGCCTCCCTTCCTGTTTAATTATTAAAATGGTTTTAATAAGTATAGGTTATAATAAATTTTCGTAAAAATCAATTTTATTTTCAAAAGCATGGTACACGGTTATTCACCGTAACACCAAGTTATACACAAGGTTGTCCACAATTATTATTGTCCCTTTTTATACACATGTTTTCCTTGTATATAAACAAGTTATCCACGATAGTTGTCCACAAGATTCTCATCTGTTCGCTTTATTTGGTGTAAGAATGGATGTTCGCTACCAGATATGGAGAGTTATCCTCAATTCCATCCACAGCCTGTGCATAACTGTGGGAATAACTGAAATTCCGCTGTCATCAACAACCTTAACAACTGGATCTTCAGCTTCTTTTCCTCTGGTGAGTGGTGAAAAGGCGGTTTATTAAAAGCAAAAAACCGAACGAACTCGAATGCTTAGCATTTCGAATATCGCTCGGTTTTTGCTTTGGTTCCATGCTTTTGTCCCAACCTGTTTCCTTTATCAATACTCCTGGGAAGCCAGGGTTACTGTTGTTTCTTGTCTTTCTCCATCTCGGTAATAGGTGACGGTCATTTCCTGACCGACCTGTTTTTCCTGATAGAGATGCTTGCGCAATCCAATCACATCCTGAATCGGCTCGCCATCCAGCTCGGTGATCACATCTAGTTCTTGCAGTCCAGCCTGGTCTGCAGGCGACATAGGTTCGATGCTCCGTAAGTAGATTCCACCTTCGACTTCTTCCGGAAGGTTCAGTCTCCGCTCCCATTCCACCTGGGCTACTTCCTCAAGGGAATATGCTTCAACACCTAAGTATGGCCTTGTGACCGTTCCTTCTGTCTCCAGCTGTTCGATGATCGGAGTCGCACTGTCAATCGGGATCGCAAAGCCGATTCCTTCCACAGAAGACTGGGCAATTTTCATCGAGTTGATTCCGATCAATTGCCCGCTCATATTGATGAGCGCGCCGCCGCTGTTCCCTGGATTAATGGCGGCATCCGTCTGGATAACTTCTGCCTGCCAGTCTGCCCGTCCGTCTCCGTCAAAGTCTTGCGGGATAGCCCGCTGCTTGCCGCTGATGATGCCTTGGGTCACCGACCCGGAAAACATCAACCCGAGGGGATTCCCGATAGCAATTGCCGGCTCGCCAACTTTGACACTGTCCGAGCTGCCGATTTCGATCGCTTTGTCGACCTGGTCCGCGCTCATCTTCAATACCGCTAAATCGGTGAACACGTCACTGCCGAGCAGCTCTGCGGAGACGTGCGTTTCGTCCGAGAGTACCACTTCGACTTCGTCAGCGCCTTCTATGACATGATGATTGGTCACCACATAGGCGCTGCCGTCTGCTGTTTTATAAATAACGCCGGATCCGGTGCCGGCTTGTCCGGATTCCTCCTGCTGCCAGAAGTTCGTAGAGGATTGAATGTTGACCACTCCGACTACTGCGGGAGTCACCTCGCCGACGATTTCGGTGATTTGCGTCGATACATCGACGTTGACACTGGATGTAGGACCGGCTTGTGAGTTGTCACCGTTTCCTTGCGTAATCTCATTGGAACCTTGTTCAGCCGATTGGAACGGCAGTAAATCTGCTTTCTGTAAGGCAGGAAGTGCCACAATCACAATCAGCGCTCCAATGACTGCTCCGATAAGCGAAGGCAGAAACCAG
Encoded proteins:
- a CDS encoding S1C family serine protease, with product MGYYDDHYQTSRTNKKKRNWFLPSLIGAVIGALIVIVALPALQKADLLPFQSAEQGSNEITQGNGDNSQAGPTSSVNVDVSTQITEIVGEVTPAVVGVVNIQSSTNFWQQEESGQAGTGSGVIYKTADGSAYVVTNHHVIEGADEVEVVLSDETHVSAELLGSDVFTDLAVLKMSADQVDKAIEIGSSDSVKVGEPAIAIGNPLGLMFSGSVTQGIISGKQRAIPQDFDGDGRADWQAEVIQTDAAINPGNSGGALINMSGQLIGINSMKIAQSSVEGIGFAIPIDSATPIIEQLETEGTVTRPYLGVEAYSLEEVAQVEWERRLNLPEEVEGGIYLRSIEPMSPADQAGLQELDVITELDGEPIQDVIGLRKHLYQEKQVGQEMTVTYYRDGERQETTVTLASQEY
- a CDS encoding ROK family transcriptional regulator produces the protein MDSVPIAGGAEEMKRQNRSSVLHVLRKESPVSNADLARHTGLSVMSISNIIKELQACDLVKTTGSGESQGGRKPTLYQLHEQNCVISVAIHVDNIQIAKINPQGNIVQVEKQSICGQLRQNEWAALVCDLIDQLLENTEDQARPLGIGVSAPGPVDVDSGTMLHPPNIKAIEQWQVAALLRERYRLPVVLERDANAAALGEYWFGSSENKSSMLYVLADQGIGGGIIFQGKVYRGFLNGAGELGHHTIDMDGPKCSCGSYGCLEALASGIAMTKKAETMHNQREAPSSEKQQITLEKIFQAAAAEEPLAMQLLEESANYLGVGIANAANILNPEEIIIGGAIVHGYPAAMETISYLVNDRILYNGNNPMIIKRSQFKEEAQLVGAAAVILDHLFSNPQLLLK
- the manA gene encoding mannose-6-phosphate isomerase, class I; protein product: MYKEPIFLEPVFQERIWGGQKLKTEFGYEIPYDHTGEAWVISAHPNGPSRIANGPLQGSTLKDAWEQHGELFGEAAKGGEDYPLLVKILDAANDLSVQVHPDDTYAREVEGEPYGKTECWYVIDAEEDAEIIFGHHAGSREEFKQMVDSGQWDDLLRKVKVKAGDFIYVPSGTIHAIGKGIVILETQQSSDITYRVYDYDRTDDQGNTRELHLDSAIAVSTVPHETVEIEQKQTNKDGLTSNRLVQQEYFTVYHWELDGEVDQAVAEDFLQVSVLDGQGEITMEGTTFTLKKGDHFIVPSTVEHYHLSGKASFIVSHP
- a CDS encoding ROK family protein — protein: MGVAVGVDIGGTKVALALVNEKGDISRQCKLKTDKSVEPAVMIQQIMEAIEQLLDKEGLEADQISGIGIGSPGPLNSKAGVISCPPNLQNWKDVPIVEQIRGHFPVPVVLENDANAAAMAEKWLGAAQENQDFAYMTISTGVGAGLFADGKLLGGARGNAGDIGHTVVDPSYGQCPCGQKGCLEYIVSGTAIANRGSELAGETLATEEVFQRYDQGDANIVPYIEDVFRLIGVACVTLINTFDPEKIVIGGGVSKVGEPLFAKVRDYVRHYALNPAGRETEVVPAQLDQNAGVVGAAGLILA